One genomic segment of Panicum virgatum strain AP13 chromosome 2N, P.virgatum_v5, whole genome shotgun sequence includes these proteins:
- the LOC120658506 gene encoding LRR receptor-like serine/threonine-protein kinase RPK2 has protein sequence MRKTPTTPRSPPQKIHACPLPLAAGRRRLTLTTLHRGPSTPPLPHCPAPMRRRPPPPPPTRLMAAQTLPLKLLLLLLLLGDATSVSGSGEREALMKFKAAVTADPGGLLRDWTPASADHCRWLGVSCGAGGEVVAFNISSAPGRALAGELSPAVAALRALRVLALPSHALSGQLPPAIWSLRRLQVLDLSGNRLQGGIPAALACVELQTLDLAYNQLNGSVPAALVALPGLRRLSLASNRFGGAIPDELGGAGCRSLQFLDLSGNLLVGGIPRSLGNCSKLEALSLSSNLLDDIIPPEIGRLKNLRALDVSRNSFSGPVPSELGGCVQLSVLVLSNPYAGLDGLNSSDYGAVDDFNYFQGGIPEAVAALPKLRVLWAPRATLEGKLPGNWSSCQSLEVMNLGDNLLSGGIPKGLVECANLRFLNLSSNKLIGSVDPSLPVPCMDVFDVSGNQLSGMIPVFISKNCLSSLPPLDDLVSEYSSFFTYQALAGFISTSLPLGVHLTGYHSFARNNFTGAVATLPLAAEKLGMQGSYAFLADGNHLGGQLQPGLFDKCNSSRGFVVEVSNNLIAGAIPEEIGLLCSSLVVLGIAGNQLSGTIPSSIGGLSYLISLDLSRNHLGGEIPTSVKKLPHLEHLSLAHNLLNGTIPADINQLHALRVLDLSSNLLTGVIPDALADLRNLTALLLDNNKLTGNIPSGFATSASLAMFNVSFNNLSGPVPTNGNTVRCDSVIGNPLLQSCHVYTLAVPSAAQQGRGLNSNDSNDTTTSDPQNEGGNNSFNAIEIASITSATAIVSVLLALVVLFIYTRKCAPRMSARSSGRREVTIFQDIGVPITYETVVRATGSFNASNCIGSGGFGATYKAEIAPGVLVAIKRLSVGRFQGAQQFHAEIKTLGRLRHQNLVTLVGYHLGESEMFLIYNYLSGGNLERFIQERSKRPVDWKMLHKIALDVAKALAYLHDTCVPRILHRDVKPSNILLDTNNNAYLSDFGLARLLGNSETHATTGVAGTFGYVAPEYAMTCRVSDKADVYSYGVVLMELISDKKALDPSFSPYGNGFNIVAWACMLLRQGRAREFFIDGLWDVSPHDDLVETLHLAVMCTVDSLSIRPTMKQVVQRLKQLQPPIREHR, from the coding sequence ATGCGCAAAACTCCAACCACCCCGAGGTCCCCGCCGCAAAAAATCCACGCGTGCCCGCtccctctcgccgccggccgccgccgcctcactcTTACTACACTCCACCGCGGGCCAAGCACTCCGCCCCTCCCCCACTGCCCCGCCCCAATGCGACggcggcccccgccgccgccgccgactcgaCTCATGGCCGCACAAACCCTACCACTGAagctgctcttgctgctgctgctgctcggagACGCGACCTCGGTttccggcagcggcgagcgcgaggcgTTGATGAAGTTCAAGGCGGCTGTGACGGCCGACCCGGGCGGACTGCTGCGCGACTGGACCCCGGCCTCCGCAGACCACTGCCGCTGGCTGGGTGTGTCGtgcggcgcgggcggggaggTGGTCGCGTTCAACATCTCCTCCGCGCCAGGTCGCGCGCTCGCGGGCGAGCTGTCCCCGGCCGTCGCGGCGCTGCGGGCGCTCCGCGTGCTCGCTCTCCCGTCCCACGCGCTCTCGGGACAGCTCCCACCGGCGATCTGGTCGCTGCGCCGCCTCCAAGTGCTTGACCTCTCCGGCAACCGGCTCCAGGGTGGAATCCCCGCGGCGCTGGCCTGCGTCGAGCTCCAGACTCTGGACCTCGCCTACAACCAGCTCAACGGTTCCGTGCCCGCGGCCCTCGTCGCGCTCcctgggctgcggcgcctgtCACTTGCCTCCAACCGATTCGGCGGCGCCATCCCTGACGAACTTGGTGGCGCCGGGTGCCGAAGCCTGCAGTTCCTCGACCTCTCCGGGAACCTGCTCGTCGGTGGCATCCCCCGGAGCTTGGGCAACTGTAGCAAGCTGGAAGCGCTGTCGCTGTCCTCCAATCTGCTGGATGACATCATTCCGCCAGAGATTGGTCGGCTGAAGAACCTGCGGGCTTTGGATGTGTCCAGGAACAGTTTTAGTGGGCCTGTGCCATCAGAGCTTGGTGGTTGTGTTCAGCTGTCAGTGCTTGTGTTGTCCAATCCTTATGCGGGGCTTGATGGTTTGAATTCGTCCGATTACGGAGCGGTCGATGACTTCAACTACTTCCAAGGAGGGATTCCGGAAGCTGTCGCAGCGCTGCCGAAGCTGAGGGTGCTGTGGGCACCAAGGGCTACATTGGAGGGGAAGTTGCCGGGCAACTGGAGTTCTTGCCAGAGCTTGGAGGTGATGAATTTGGGGGACAATCTGTTGTCTGGTGGCATTCCTAAGGGCCTGGTGGAATGTGCGAATCTGAGGTTCTTGAATTTGAGCTCGAACAAGCTTATAGGTTCAGTCGACCCTTCACTGCCAGTTCCTTGCATGGATGTGTTTGATGTCAGCGGAAACCAGTTATCTGGCATGATTCCAGTATTTATCTCAAAGAATTGTCTTTCCTCCCTGCCACCATTGGATGACTTGGTGTCAGAGTATTCTTCCTTCTTCACATATCAAGCGCTTGCTGGCTTTATCTCAACCTCATTACCATTGGGTGTGCATTTGACAGGCTACCATAGTTTTGCCCGGAACAATTTTACTGGTGCAGTTGCAACCTTGCCGCTTGCTGCTGAGAAGTTGGGGATGCAGGGGTCCTATGCATTCTTGGCTGATGGGAATCATCTCGGCGGGCAGCTTCAGCCTGGCCTATTTGACAAGTGCAACAGCTCAAGGGGCTTTGTTGTGGAAGTCAGCAACAACTTGATAGCTGGAGCTATTCCTGAAGAAATTGGCTTGCTGTGCAGTTCTCTTGTTGTTCTTGGTATTGCTGGTAACCAGCTTTCAGGTACGATACCATCAAGCATCGGGGGCTTAAGTTACCTTATCAGCTTGGATTTGAGTAGGAATCACCTTGGTGGTGAAATTCCTACTTCTGTGAAGAAACTGCCGCATTTAGAGCACCTCTCTTTGGCCCATAATCTTCTGAACGGCACCATTCCAGCTGATATTAATCAGCTGCATGCTCTCCGGGTTTTGGACCTCTCATCAAACCTTCTCACAGGGGTGATCCCTGATGCCCTTGCTGACTTGAGAAATCTCACTGCACTCCTCCTTGATAACAATAAACTTACTGGGAATATTCCTTCAGGATTTGCTACTTCAGCATCCCTCGCCATGTTTAATGTGTCATTCAACAATTTGTCTGGTCCAGTGCCAACGAATGGGAATACGGTTAGATGTGATAGCGTTATTGGGAATCCTTTACTGCAATCTTGTCATGTGTACACTCTGGCCGTGCCCTCAGCTGCTCAGCAGGGtcgtggtttgaattcaaatgactCCAATGATACTACAACTTCAGACCCACAAAATGAAGGAGGGAACAACTCATTCAATGCAATTGAAATAGCTTCTATCACTTCTGCAACAGCAATTGTTTCTGTCCTCCTTGCACTGGTTGTGCTCTTCATATACACAAGGAAATGCGCTCCCCGGATGTCAGCTCGGTCTTCTGGAAGAAGGGAAGTTACAATTTTCCAAGATATCGGTGTGCCGATCACTTATGAGACTGTTGTTCGAGCCACTGGAAGTTTCAATGCGAGCAATTGCATTGGAAGTGGAGGCTTTGGAGCCACATACAAGGCTGAAATTGCACCTGGAGTGTTGGTAGCTATTAAGAGGCTCTCAGTCGGGAGATTTCAGGGAGCCCAACAGTTCCATGCGGAGATAAAAACCCTAGGGAGATTGAGGCATCAAAATCTTGTTACCTTGGTAGGTTACCATCTTGGTGAGTCTGAAATGTTTCTCATATATAACTACTTGTCTGGAGGAAACCTTGAGAGGTTTATACAGGAGAGATCGAAGAGACCAGTAGACTGGAAAATGCTGCACAAGATTGCACTGGATGTTGCAAAAGCACTTGCTTATCTGCATGATACATGTGTTCCTCGTATCCTTCACCGGGATGTGAAGCCAAGCAATATTTTGTTGGACACGAACAATAATGCTTATCTCTCAGACTTTGGACTGGCAAGACTCTTGGGGAATTCAGAAACACATGCAACCACTGGTGTAGCTGGAACATTTGGATATGTTGCTCCAGAATACGCTATGACTTGCCGTGTTTCAGATAAAGCTGATGTGTATAGCTATGGTGTTGTCCTGATGGAGCTAATCTCAGACAAGAAAGCCTTGGACCCATCATTTTCTCCCTATGGTAATGGGTTCAACATAGTTGCTTGGGCATGCATGCTGCTTCGTCAAGGCCGTGCTCGGGAATTCTTTATTGATGGTCTGTGGGATGTTAGCCCGCATGATGACTTGGTAGAAACATTGCATTTAGCAGTGATGTGCACTGTTGATTCACTATCCATACGGCCAACTATGAAGCAGGTTGTCCAGCGGTTAAAGCAACTACAGCCCCCAATTCGTGAACATCGATAG
- the LOC120658592 gene encoding ninja-family protein 5-like encodes MASRDFLGGFGREGGAPAGAGGSAATAESDEIELSLGLSLGGYFGADPAQDAKKPRLVRSSSIPSICSQPGGFTSAAVTAPPSDLLRTSSLPSEYMEDRLRRRAMQSQRRLEAKRKRLERRNSMNSGRSATSTSAGAGRDEALEQTVPSGFQFRRTVALQGTTSSSAPEQGGGAPSHSPPATSTSSDNTSGGQSSLRTAGREQPLRTLRSLTMRTASTGDLRNSMVEDMPMVSYKVEGPSGRKTDGFLYKYRKGEEVRIVCVCHGNFLTPAEFVKHAGGGDVTNPLRHIVVNPQQSVFL; translated from the exons ATGGCGTCGAGGGATTTCCTGGGCGGGTTCGGACGGGAGGGAGGAGCACCGGCGGGAGCCGGCGGGAGCGCAGCAACCGCCGAGTCGGACGAGATCGAGCTCAGCCTCGGCCTGTCCCTCGGCGGCTACTTCGGCGCCGACCCGGCGCAGGACGCGAAGAAGCCGCGCCTCGTGCGGTCTTCCTCCATCCCCTCGATCTGCTCGCAGCCCGGAGGAttcacctccgccgccgtcacGGCGCCGCCGTCCGACCTGCTCCGCACGTCCTCGCTCCCCAGCGAGTATATGGAGGATCGGCTCCGTCGCCGCGCGATGCAGAGCCAGCGGCGGCTCGAGGCCAAGCGCAAGCGCCTCGAGCGCCGGAACTCCATGAACTCCGGCAGGTCCGCCACAAGCAcaagcgccggcgccggccgcgacgAGGCCCTGGAGCAGACGGTGCCCAGCGGCTTCCAGTTCCGGCGCACGGTCGCCTTGCAGGGGACCACCTCGTCCAGCGCGCCGGAGCAAG GTGGTGGAGCCCCGTCGCATAGCCCTCCCGCGACGAGCACATCCTCGGACAACACTAGCGGTGGGCAGAGCAGCTTGCGAACCGCCGGGCGCGAGCAGCCGCTGCGAACCCTCCGGTCACTGACGATGCGGACGGCGAGCACCGGCGACCTCCGCAACAGCATGGTGGAGGACATGCCGATGGTCTCCTACAAGGTGGAGGGGCCCAGCGGCCGCAAGACCGACGGCTTCCTGTACAAGTACAGGAAGGGCGAGGAGGTCAGGATAGTTTGCGTCTGCCACGGCAACTTCCTGACGCCGGCGGAGTTCGTgaagcacgccggcggcggcgacgtcacgAACCCGCTAAGGCATATCGTCGTCAACCCACAGCAGTCggtgttcttgtga